From Sporichthyaceae bacterium:
CCAGCGCCTCGTGGCAATTGCGCTGGTCGGGATCCGACCGTCGACCAGGGACACCACCTTGATCCCGCGGGCCTTCTTGCCCACGGTGGCGCCGCGTTGGGAGATCATCCCGATCTCGTAGGCCGCCGACGCACCCAGACCGACCAGATCGCCGAGGACCTGCGAACCGGCCCCTCCGTGGAACGTCAGTGCCGAGACGATGATCGCCACCGGCAGCAGCACGATCGCGTCGATGATCCGGGCCAGCAGTCGGTCGCCGAGGCCGGCCGCCGTGGTCCCGGCCGGAAGGCCCGGGCCCGGCCCCGCGCCGTAGGGCTGCTGCCCCCACGGCGGCGCCCCGGGCGGCGGTGCGCCGTACTGGCCCGGCGGTTGGCCGTAGGTGGCCGGCGGGCCGTAAGTCGGTGGGCCGTAGTCCGGCGGCGGGTCGCCGTACGGTCGCTGGCCCTGGCCGTACTGGGGCGGTACGCCGTACTGCGGAGAGCGGCTGAACGGCGGGTTCGGCG
This genomic window contains:
- a CDS encoding RDD family protein produces the protein MSDEDPDRTGQSGAERPDDPPNPPFSRSPQYGVPPQYGQGQRPYGDPPPDYGPPTYGPPATYGQPPGQYGAPPPGAPPWGQQPYGAGPGPGLPAGTTAAGLGDRLLARIIDAIVLLPVAIIVSALTFHGGAGSQVLGDLVGLGASAAYEIGMISQRGATVGKKARGIKVVSLVDGRIPTSAIATRRWAAATILMGLGTVLCLIPGIVSALSPAFDKSDRRQAWWDKLAGTVVVRAR